A section of the Gloeobacter violaceus PCC 7421 genome encodes:
- a CDS encoding FkbM family methyltransferase has product MPDSLANLTEKLNKKSRNAADRFLARLELILDGLQFKVFAARQLWKVAPYIEPPVPRSIWREYHLVYKALRRLARNWQPDFVLDIGASTGIWSDVVHHLFPASRFILVDPLAQDHLKLDRRYADLHPEFEWVHAAISNRVDEQTLLISSNLYGSSLKYVEGKNEHSRRKVKVTTVDVLAKKKQLQGRGLMKIDVQFGEHQVLEGAKNLLSQIDAFIVELTLDPPPNTMPSFIEMLQIIDSLGFVYGDDVGGWRSETGGLLLQKDILFVRPCLRHYA; this is encoded by the coding sequence TTGCCCGACTCACTGGCCAACCTGACCGAGAAGCTGAATAAAAAGTCTCGTAACGCCGCGGACAGATTCCTCGCTCGTTTGGAGTTGATTCTGGATGGCTTACAGTTCAAAGTGTTTGCGGCAAGGCAGCTCTGGAAAGTTGCTCCCTACATAGAGCCGCCGGTACCAAGAAGTATCTGGCGCGAGTACCATCTGGTTTATAAGGCTCTGCGTCGATTGGCCCGCAACTGGCAGCCCGATTTTGTTCTTGACATCGGTGCCTCAACAGGAATCTGGTCCGATGTGGTTCACCACTTATTTCCTGCATCCCGCTTTATCCTGGTCGATCCGCTAGCCCAGGACCACCTGAAGCTGGATCGCCGTTACGCCGATCTTCACCCCGAATTCGAATGGGTCCATGCCGCCATTTCCAACCGTGTGGATGAACAAACACTTTTGATTTCTTCAAATTTGTATGGCAGCTCTCTAAAGTATGTCGAGGGCAAAAACGAACATTCCCGAAGGAAGGTAAAGGTCACGACCGTGGACGTATTGGCAAAAAAAAAGCAGTTACAGGGTCGTGGCTTGATGAAAATTGACGTGCAGTTTGGGGAACATCAGGTACTGGAGGGTGCCAAGAATCTGCTGTCTCAAATAGATGCGTTCATCGTCGAATTGACACTGGACCCCCCACCCAACACGATGCCGTCATTTATTGAAATGCTTCAAATTATCGACAGCCTCGGATTTGTCTACGGCGACGATGTGGGTGGCTGGCGCTCCGAAACCGGAGGTCTTCTTTTGCAAAAGGATATTCTTTTTGTCAGGCCTTGCCTGCGGCACTACGCTTGA
- a CDS encoding FG-GAP-like repeat-containing protein, which yields MRWWGLGLAAALGVWASPVGAQVEFLPAQSVPIGDEPESVASGDMDGDGDLDLVTANPNSEGVSVLLNRGDGSFGPAWSFAAGDIPYSVALGDLDGDGDLDVATDSFFYVLVLLNNGDGSLAPAQSFAAGYPLSSVALGDLDGDGDLDIVTTAPGFYGLNNADVPVLLNNGDGSFAPAQTFTAGDIPYSVALGDLDGDGDLDIAVGGTFLDTVSVLLNSGDGSFGLAQTFAAGDGPTSLALGDLDGDGDLDVVTANVLDNDVSVLLNSGDGSFAPAQSFAAGDGPESVALGDLDGDGDLDVATANSDSNNLSVLLNSGTGTFDPAQSFAVGRSPQSAALGDLDGDGDLDIATANSGSNNVSVLQNITQDASSLTIAALSPGGGPVGTEVIITGTGFTGTTAVTFRLGFPQRRIPAEFTVLSDTEIRAVVPAGAKTGRITVETPEGQAVSPTVFLVVGP from the coding sequence GTGCGCTGGTGGGGTCTGGGGCTGGCGGCGGCACTGGGGGTGTGGGCGTCGCCCGTGGGGGCGCAGGTGGAGTTCCTGCCCGCTCAGAGTGTACCCATTGGCGACGAGCCCGAGTCTGTGGCGTCGGGGGACATGGACGGTGACGGTGACCTGGACCTCGTCACCGCCAACCCCAACTCCGAGGGCGTGTCGGTGCTGCTCAACCGCGGCGACGGCAGCTTCGGCCCCGCCTGGTCCTTCGCGGCCGGGGACATTCCCTACTCGGTGGCGTTGGGGGACCTCGACGGCGACGGCGACCTGGACGTTGCCACCGACAGCTTCTTCTACGTGTTGGTGCTGCTGAACAATGGCGACGGCAGCCTCGCCCCCGCTCAATCGTTTGCGGCCGGTTACCCTCTCTCCTCTGTGGCCCTGGGGGACCTGGATGGCGACGGCGACCTGGATATCGTTACCACGGCTCCCGGTTTTTATGGGTTGAACAACGCCGACGTGCCGGTGCTGCTGAACAACGGCGACGGCAGCTTCGCCCCCGCCCAAACCTTTACGGCCGGGGACATTCCCTACTCGGTGGCGTTGGGGGACCTCGACGGCGACGGCGACCTCGATATCGCCGTCGGTGGCACCTTTTTGGACACCGTGTCTGTCTTGCTGAACAGCGGCGACGGCAGCTTCGGCCTCGCCCAAACGTTTGCGGCCGGGGATGGTCCCACTTCGTTGGCGTTGGGGGACCTCGACGGCGACGGCGACCTGGATGTTGTTACCGCCAATGTTTTGGACAACGACGTGTCTGTCTTGCTGAACAGCGGCGACGGCAGCTTCGCCCCCGCCCAATCGTTTGCGGCCGGGGATGGTCCCGAATCGGTGGCCCTGGGGGACCTGGACGGCGACGGCGACCTGGACGTTGCCACCGCCAACTCAGACTCCAATAACTTGTCTGTGTTGCTGAACAGCGGCACCGGCACTTTCGACCCTGCCCAATCGTTTGCGGTCGGGCGCTCTCCCCAGTCGGCGGCGTTGGGGGACCTCGACGGCGACGGCGACCTGGACATTGCCACCGCCAACTCAGGCTCCAACAACGTGTCGGTGCTGCAAAACATCACGCAGGACGCTTCCTCCTTGACCATTGCCGCCCTCTCGCCCGGTGGCGGCCCCGTCGGCACCGAGGTGATCATCACCGGCACGGGCTTCACCGGCACCACCGCCGTCACCTTCCGCCTCGGCTTTCCGCAGCGGCGGATCCCGGCCGAGTTCACCGTCCTCTCCGACACCGAGATCCGGGCGGTGGTGCCGGCGGGGGCCAAGACCGGCCGCATCACCGTGGAGACGCCGGAGGGACAGGCCGTCAGTCCCACTGTGTTTTTGGTGGTCGGGCCGTGA
- a CDS encoding proteasome-type protease codes for MTYCLGLLMEAGLVLAADSRTNAGVDYVSSYRKVFDFSMPGERVVFILTSGNLSITQSVINLLRQDLHKEGESLHTMPTMFSVCRYIGHKVRQVEQQDRPVLEKDRIDFHVSLIVAGQIKGEEPALYLVYTQGNFIQATEETPFVQIGETKYGKPILDRAFNYRSSLKIAALCSLLSMDSTMISNLSVGSPVDLLVYERDTFQIAQCCRLQENDPFWVEMRRAWQQSLQNAFHNLPNIPFTYTPDPPLL; via the coding sequence GTGACCTATTGCCTGGGACTGCTGATGGAAGCGGGGTTGGTGCTGGCCGCCGACTCGCGCACCAACGCGGGCGTCGATTATGTCTCCAGCTATCGCAAAGTGTTTGATTTTTCGATGCCCGGAGAACGGGTGGTGTTTATTTTGACCTCCGGCAATTTGTCCATCACCCAATCGGTCATCAACCTGCTGCGCCAGGACCTGCACAAAGAAGGCGAGAGCCTGCACACGATGCCCACGATGTTCAGCGTCTGCCGCTATATCGGCCACAAAGTCCGCCAGGTCGAACAGCAAGATCGGCCTGTCCTCGAAAAGGATCGCATCGATTTTCACGTCAGTTTGATCGTGGCGGGGCAAATCAAGGGCGAAGAGCCGGCTCTCTATCTGGTCTATACCCAGGGCAACTTCATCCAGGCGACCGAGGAGACGCCCTTTGTCCAAATCGGCGAGACCAAGTACGGCAAACCAATTCTCGATCGGGCCTTCAACTACCGCAGCAGCCTCAAGATCGCGGCCCTCTGTTCGCTGTTGTCGATGGATTCGACAATGATCTCCAACCTTTCGGTGGGTTCACCGGTGGACCTGCTGGTCTACGAACGCGACACTTTTCAGATCGCCCAGTGTTGCCGCCTGCAGGAAAACGATCCTTTCTGGGTCGAGATGCGCCGCGCCTGGCAGCAGTCGCTGCAAAACGCCTTTCACAACCTGCCCAACATCCCCTTCACCTACACGCCGGATCCGCCGCTGCTTTGA
- a CDS encoding Uma2 family endonuclease, whose translation MTPSSTVLDSEATQRLLLQNVSWDTYRNLLRDLGDHRSVRLSYDRGILELMSPSFAHENLNRVLNYLVVALARRFKPDFVSAGSTTFAREGTSGVEPASSFYFENAARIRGKKTIDLATDPPPELVIEVDITSPSLRRFSIYAALGVAEIWRYDGSTLDIWHLQPEGRYLQQPQSLSFPVLSEIEATQLLQQAAILPEPQLLDLFDTWARERSK comes from the coding sequence ATGACTCCCAGCTCGACCGTTCTTGATTCTGAAGCCACCCAGCGGCTGCTCCTGCAAAACGTCAGCTGGGACACCTACCGCAACTTGCTCCGGGATCTGGGTGATCATCGCTCGGTGCGGCTGAGCTACGACCGGGGCATCCTTGAGCTCATGAGCCCTTCTTTTGCCCATGAGAACCTCAACCGCGTTTTGAACTATCTCGTGGTCGCACTGGCCAGACGGTTCAAGCCCGATTTCGTCAGCGCCGGCTCTACCACCTTTGCGCGCGAGGGCACCAGCGGCGTAGAACCGGCCTCTTCGTTTTACTTTGAGAATGCTGCCCGAATCCGCGGCAAAAAGACCATCGATCTGGCCACCGACCCGCCACCGGAACTGGTCATCGAGGTTGACATCACCAGTCCCTCGCTGCGGCGATTCTCGATCTATGCCGCGCTGGGGGTTGCCGAAATCTGGCGCTACGACGGCAGCACTTTGGACATCTGGCACCTCCAACCGGAGGGCCGCTATCTCCAGCAACCGCAGAGCCTGAGCTTTCCCGTACTGTCTGAGATCGAAGCGACACAGTTGCTGCAGCAGGCCGCTATTTTACCGGAGCCGCAATTGCTCGATTTGTTCGACACTTGGGCAAGAGAGCGCTCCAAATGA
- the bla gene encoding class A beta-lactamase produces MRISLAWPLLQGLGAVGLWLGVQVYGPTVALAVPNALDSAPFAGDPALEPLHRQIARLAERLGGRVGAAIVHVESGRAIALKGAERFSMASVYKLPIAIAILDMVDRGELDLTRKLTVKASDLRPGSPLAERRDAVGSVLSVRELIELVMIYSDNSASDLLFDLAGGGEAITKRLQTLKIAGLRVDRPELELLADGGGVRQLPAASDLTLERFERLLAAVPPAAREEAERQYRLDPRDTSTPEAIGRLLVRLQRGDILKPESNRLLLGIMERCATGVQRIPGNLPAGTIVAHKTGTNAGGNNDAGIITLPGKAGHLAVAVFVQTPGQPSAERERLIAEIARAGFDFFVGQGAAVR; encoded by the coding sequence ATGCGCATATCCCTCGCCTGGCCCCTTCTACAAGGATTGGGGGCGGTTGGTCTGTGGCTCGGTGTTCAGGTTTACGGGCCGACAGTGGCTCTTGCCGTTCCCAACGCCCTCGATTCGGCACCATTCGCAGGCGATCCGGCCCTGGAGCCATTGCACAGACAGATCGCCCGGCTGGCCGAGCGGCTGGGTGGGCGGGTCGGTGCTGCCATCGTGCATGTTGAATCGGGGCGGGCGATAGCCCTCAAGGGAGCCGAGCGCTTTTCGATGGCGAGCGTCTATAAGCTCCCGATCGCCATCGCCATTCTCGATATGGTCGATCGCGGCGAACTGGATCTGACCCGCAAATTGACCGTCAAGGCGAGCGACCTGCGCCCGGGCAGTCCCCTCGCCGAGCGCCGGGATGCGGTCGGTTCGGTGCTGAGCGTGCGCGAATTGATCGAACTGGTGATGATCTACAGCGACAACTCCGCAAGCGATCTGCTGTTTGACCTGGCCGGGGGCGGGGAAGCGATCACAAAGCGTCTGCAAACCCTGAAGATCGCTGGTCTGCGCGTCGATCGCCCGGAACTGGAATTGCTGGCCGACGGGGGCGGAGTGCGGCAATTGCCGGCGGCCTCGGACCTGACGCTGGAGCGCTTCGAGCGGCTGCTCGCAGCGGTCCCGCCTGCCGCCCGCGAAGAAGCCGAGCGGCAGTACCGGCTTGATCCGCGCGACACGTCCACACCGGAGGCGATTGGTCGCCTGCTGGTGCGCCTGCAGCGCGGTGACATCCTCAAGCCCGAAAGCAACCGGCTGCTTCTAGGCATCATGGAGCGCTGTGCCACGGGAGTGCAGCGGATTCCAGGCAATCTGCCCGCCGGAACCATCGTTGCCCACAAGACAGGCACCAACGCGGGCGGCAACAATGACGCCGGGATCATCACCCTTCCCGGCAAAGCGGGCCACCTGGCCGTCGCGGTCTTCGTGCAGACCCCGGGGCAACCGTCCGCCGAGCGCGAACGGCTCATTGCCGAGATCGCCCGCGCCGGATTCGATTTTTTTGTTGGTCAGGGCGCAGCTGTGCGCTAG
- a CDS encoding alternative oxidase — protein sequence MIRFLVSILVFVIDVLYKNRPYPRFYVLETVARVPYFSYLSVLHLYETLGLWRKSDWLKVHFAETWNELHHLLIMESLGGNDRWYDRLLAKSSALVYYWVIVVLYMISPRSAYEFMRQVEEHAFHTYDEFLKSDGERLKLQPAPVVAVSYYLTGDLYMFDEFQTSRRPEERRPACDTLYDVFVNIRDDEAEHVKTMAACKAENAQLTFKSPHSALPEAKSEPPIAAPQPRATGRGALE from the coding sequence ATGATTCGATTTTTGGTCAGTATTCTCGTTTTTGTGATCGACGTTCTTTATAAGAACCGCCCTTACCCGCGCTTCTATGTGCTGGAGACCGTGGCGAGGGTGCCGTATTTTTCGTACCTGTCGGTGTTGCACCTCTACGAAACCCTGGGCCTGTGGCGCAAGTCCGACTGGCTGAAGGTCCACTTCGCCGAAACCTGGAACGAACTGCACCACCTGCTCATCATGGAGTCCCTTGGCGGCAACGACCGGTGGTACGACCGTCTGCTCGCCAAAAGCTCGGCCCTTGTCTACTACTGGGTGATCGTGGTTCTATACATGATCTCGCCCCGCTCGGCCTACGAATTTATGCGCCAGGTCGAAGAGCACGCCTTCCACACCTACGACGAGTTTCTCAAATCCGACGGCGAGCGGCTCAAACTCCAGCCTGCCCCGGTGGTGGCGGTGAGCTATTACCTGACTGGCGATCTGTACATGTTCGACGAGTTTCAGACCAGCCGCCGCCCCGAGGAACGCCGCCCGGCCTGTGACACCCTCTACGACGTATTTGTCAACATCCGCGACGACGAAGCCGAGCACGTCAAAACGATGGCCGCCTGCAAGGCCGAGAACGCCCAGCTCACCTTCAAAAGTCCCCACAGCGCTCTTCCTGAAGCCAAATCCGAGCCCCCCATCGCCGCACCCCAACCGCGGGCAACCGGCCGGGGTGCCCTGGAGTAA
- a CDS encoding MgtC/SapB family protein produces MNIALQEVLLRLGAAVLAGGVLGLNRNLSGKSAGLRTNALVCLGAALVTLVALEIAGADGSGALRVVQGVITGIGFLGGGVILHPQTRKKVSGLTTAATIWVAASLGIACGAGLWPVLLCGLLLTLLVLLVGGPFEQLSIALAAHWRGRPPVEPDASPPALPANGRASP; encoded by the coding sequence TTGAACATTGCCCTGCAGGAAGTGCTTTTGCGCCTTGGTGCGGCCGTGCTGGCCGGAGGCGTGCTGGGCCTCAACCGCAATCTGAGCGGCAAGTCCGCCGGATTGCGGACCAATGCCCTGGTCTGTTTGGGAGCGGCGCTGGTCACCCTGGTCGCCCTTGAAATCGCTGGGGCGGACGGCAGTGGGGCGCTGCGGGTTGTTCAGGGGGTGATTACCGGCATCGGCTTTTTGGGGGGCGGCGTCATCCTCCACCCCCAGACCCGCAAAAAAGTCTCAGGCCTGACGACGGCCGCCACGATCTGGGTGGCGGCAAGCCTTGGGATCGCCTGCGGCGCCGGTTTGTGGCCGGTGTTGCTGTGCGGGTTGCTGCTGACGCTGTTGGTGCTGCTCGTAGGCGGTCCCTTCGAGCAACTGAGCATCGCCCTGGCCGCCCACTGGCGAGGGCGACCACCTGTCGAGCCTGACGCTTCGCCGCCCGCACTGCCTGCCAATGGCAGAGCAAGCCCCTAA
- a CDS encoding protein adenylyltransferase SelO has protein sequence MDTDASVHNNPLLQLDYEPAFASLGDDYYDLVAAAPFPEHRLRFRGDGVLRLLGLDPATVGEEHFIEAFGRFAGRGPFLAMRYHGYQFGEYNPYLGDGRGFLYGQVRGLDGELYDFGTKGSGTTPYSRGGDGRLTLKGGVREVLASEALHHLGVRTSRSLSLIETGEALWRGDEPSPTRSAVLVRTSRSHVRFGTFERLHHFKRKDLIQKLLDYVIAVYYPHYGAEPERYALFYRELVGRTAELAAQWMAVGFTHAVLNTDNMSITAESFDYGPYAFIDRFDPGFTAAYFDHYGRYSYGNQPLVCRINLEALQLPLSMVIPIADLEAGLAIFDTHYAAHYTARMLAKLGFGALGPVLGPELVKATLNYLEAAQAGYHGFFQALAASFDRSWQSDQGAIPAPVVGAPEAFELWRESYFRALASLSDSELLRVGERLNRHNPTTVLLRPAIEAVWAAIDQNDDWQPFYDLIGRLRKPYAIA, from the coding sequence TTGGATACCGATGCGAGCGTCCACAATAATCCGCTGTTGCAACTGGACTACGAGCCGGCCTTCGCCTCGCTCGGAGACGACTATTACGACCTGGTGGCCGCCGCCCCTTTTCCCGAGCACCGGCTGCGCTTTCGGGGCGACGGGGTTTTGCGCCTATTGGGCCTCGACCCGGCCACCGTCGGCGAGGAGCACTTTATCGAAGCGTTCGGCCGCTTCGCCGGGCGCGGGCCGTTTCTGGCGATGCGCTACCACGGCTACCAGTTCGGCGAGTACAACCCCTACCTGGGCGATGGGCGCGGCTTTTTGTACGGCCAGGTGCGCGGTCTGGACGGTGAGCTGTACGACTTTGGCACCAAGGGTTCGGGCACCACGCCTTATTCGCGCGGCGGCGACGGGCGGCTCACCCTCAAAGGCGGCGTGCGCGAGGTACTGGCCTCCGAGGCGCTGCACCATCTGGGGGTGCGCACCTCCCGCAGCTTGAGTCTGATCGAAACGGGCGAGGCGCTCTGGCGCGGCGACGAACCTTCGCCCACGCGCTCCGCGGTGCTGGTGCGCACGAGCCGCTCCCACGTCCGCTTCGGCACCTTCGAGCGGCTCCATCACTTCAAGCGCAAGGATTTGATCCAGAAGTTGCTCGATTATGTGATCGCGGTCTATTACCCGCACTACGGGGCGGAGCCCGAGCGCTACGCGCTGTTCTACCGCGAACTGGTGGGACGGACGGCGGAGTTGGCCGCCCAGTGGATGGCGGTGGGCTTTACCCACGCCGTGCTCAACACCGACAACATGTCGATCACCGCCGAGAGCTTCGACTACGGCCCCTACGCATTTATAGACAGGTTCGATCCGGGCTTTACCGCCGCCTACTTCGACCACTACGGCCGCTACAGCTACGGCAACCAGCCGCTCGTCTGCCGGATCAACCTGGAGGCACTGCAGCTACCGCTGTCGATGGTGATCCCGATCGCGGACCTGGAGGCGGGTCTGGCGATTTTTGATACCCACTACGCCGCCCACTACACCGCCCGGATGCTCGCCAAACTGGGTTTTGGGGCGCTCGGTCCGGTGCTGGGTCCCGAACTTGTCAAGGCGACGCTGAACTACCTGGAAGCGGCTCAGGCCGGTTATCACGGTTTTTTCCAGGCGCTCGCCGCTTCGTTCGACCGCAGCTGGCAAAGCGATCAAGGGGCGATCCCCGCCCCCGTGGTCGGGGCGCCAGAAGCTTTTGAGCTGTGGCGGGAGAGTTACTTTCGGGCTCTAGCGAGCCTGTCGGACTCGGAATTGCTGCGCGTGGGTGAGAGGCTCAACCGTCACAATCCGACGACGGTGCTGCTGCGCCCGGCCATCGAAGCGGTCTGGGCCGCCATCGACCAGAACGACGACTGGCAACCCTTTTACGATCTGATTGGGCGGCTGCGAAAGCCCTATGCCATTGCGTGA
- a CDS encoding ABC-F family ATP-binding cassette domain-containing protein produces MSLISLQSVHKSLGLKVLLQGATFSLEAGDKVGLIGTNGSGKSTLLKILAGLEAVDAGQIQMGHGARVVYLPQQPELDPERTVIEQVFADSGERMDLVREYEQLVAKLAHHADDPVLNTRLASLMQRMETGGAWELETQAKIVLTKLGIVDFEAKVGTLSGGYRRRIALATALLAEPDVLLLDEPTNHLDALSVEWLQSYLGRFRGAVVLVTHDRYFLDKVTGRILELDRGELTAYSGNYAYYLEKKALAEEAEASSQRKHRGVLRRELEWLKRGPKARSTKQKARIERARALQDQQFRQAKGKVEIATPGRRIGSKVIELENVSKAHNGRTLIDRFSYKFTPEDRLGIIGGNGAGKSTLTDIITGRQSADAGTVEIGSTVHIGYFDQHSEALLAAMDNNQRVIDYIKAAGELVKLEGGAVITASQMLERFLFAPNQQYVPLEQLSGGEKRRLFLLRELMAAPNVLILDEPTNDLDVPTLAVLEEYLEDFSGCVIAVSHDRYFLDRVVDTIFAFEENGQIRQYPGNYSVYLEHKKAEEDAQAAMAKFAKPSPAAKPKSTEMPSLDRPRKLSSKEKRELQTLEAKIAQMEDERTQLEQSLGSTDPGNFTQANAVYERMGELTRHLDEATERWMHLAELDS; encoded by the coding sequence ATGAGCCTGATTTCGCTGCAATCGGTACACAAGAGCCTCGGCCTGAAGGTACTCCTGCAGGGTGCCACCTTCAGCCTGGAGGCCGGGGACAAGGTGGGGCTGATCGGCACCAACGGCTCGGGCAAATCGACGCTGCTGAAGATTTTGGCCGGTCTCGAAGCGGTCGACGCGGGCCAGATCCAAATGGGCCACGGGGCGCGGGTGGTCTATTTGCCCCAGCAGCCGGAACTAGACCCCGAGCGCACAGTAATCGAGCAGGTATTCGCCGACAGCGGCGAGCGGATGGACCTGGTGCGCGAGTACGAGCAGTTGGTGGCCAAACTCGCCCACCACGCGGATGACCCGGTACTGAACACCCGCCTGGCCAGCCTCATGCAGCGGATGGAGACCGGTGGAGCCTGGGAGTTGGAGACCCAGGCGAAGATCGTCCTCACCAAACTCGGCATCGTCGATTTTGAGGCCAAAGTCGGCACCCTCTCGGGGGGCTACCGTCGGCGTATAGCCCTCGCCACCGCGCTACTTGCCGAGCCGGACGTGCTGTTGCTCGATGAACCCACCAACCACCTCGACGCGCTCTCGGTGGAGTGGCTGCAAAGCTACCTGGGCCGCTTCCGTGGTGCAGTGGTGCTGGTCACCCACGACCGCTACTTTCTCGACAAAGTCACCGGCCGCATTCTGGAATTGGATCGGGGTGAACTAACCGCCTACAGCGGCAACTACGCCTACTATCTGGAGAAAAAGGCGCTTGCCGAGGAGGCCGAAGCGAGCAGCCAGCGCAAACACCGCGGGGTATTGCGCCGCGAACTCGAATGGCTCAAGCGCGGACCCAAGGCCCGCTCCACCAAGCAAAAAGCCCGCATCGAGCGCGCGCGCGCCCTGCAGGATCAGCAATTTCGCCAGGCCAAGGGCAAAGTCGAAATCGCCACCCCCGGCCGCCGCATCGGCAGCAAAGTGATCGAACTGGAAAACGTCAGCAAAGCCCACAACGGCCGGACGCTCATCGACCGCTTCAGCTACAAATTCACCCCGGAGGATCGCCTCGGCATCATCGGCGGCAACGGCGCCGGCAAATCGACCCTGACGGACATCATCACCGGCCGCCAGAGTGCGGACGCGGGCACCGTCGAGATCGGTTCCACCGTCCACATCGGCTACTTCGACCAGCACTCGGAAGCGTTGCTCGCCGCCATGGACAACAACCAGCGGGTGATCGACTACATCAAGGCGGCGGGCGAACTGGTCAAGCTGGAGGGCGGCGCGGTGATCACCGCCTCGCAGATGCTGGAGCGCTTTCTTTTTGCGCCCAACCAGCAGTACGTTCCGCTGGAGCAACTCTCAGGCGGTGAGAAGCGCCGGTTGTTTCTGCTGCGCGAGTTGATGGCTGCCCCCAACGTGCTGATCCTCGACGAGCCGACCAACGATCTGGACGTGCCCACCCTGGCGGTGCTCGAAGAGTACCTCGAAGATTTCAGCGGCTGTGTGATCGCCGTCTCCCACGACCGCTACTTTCTAGATCGGGTGGTGGACACGATTTTTGCCTTTGAGGAGAACGGACAGATCCGCCAGTACCCCGGCAATTACAGCGTCTATTTGGAGCACAAAAAAGCCGAAGAAGACGCCCAGGCGGCAATGGCAAAATTCGCCAAACCCTCTCCAGCGGCCAAACCCAAATCGACCGAAATGCCGTCCCTCGACCGGCCGCGCAAGCTTTCATCCAAAGAAAAGCGCGAGCTGCAGACCCTGGAAGCCAAAATCGCCCAGATGGAAGATGAGCGCACCCAACTGGAACAGAGCCTGGGCAGCACCGATCCTGGCAATTTTACCCAGGCCAACGCCGTCTACGAGCGCATGGGTGAATTGACCCGGCATCTCGACGAAGCGACCGAGCGGTGGATGCACCTAGCCGAACTCGATTCCTGA